TCTAGCCTTGGTGCTGATCATTTCATGCTTTCTTGCCATGATTGGGTAAGACTCTCTTGATCAATCATAGTATAGATGATGTATGTCTGAATTGTTGAGTTGATTTTCAGGGTCCATTCTCAACAAGGCATGTTCCAAACTTATTTCACAATTCAATAAGAGTTCTGTGCAATGCCAATACTTCAGAAGGCTTCAACCCTCTGAAAGATGTATCATTACCTGAGATCAACCTCAAGACAGGGCAAGAGAGCGACTGGCTTCTTGGTGGCACTCTGCCTCTGCACCGCCAGTTCCTGGCCTTCTTCGCAGGCAGCTTGCACGGCCGCATAAGGCACCTTCTCTTGGGGCATTGGAAAGGCAGAGACCCCCAAATCAAGGTCTATGATGAGCTCCCAACAGATGTTTCTTATGAATCCATGTTGAGGAGCAGTAGGTTCTGCCTCTGTCCAAGTGGCTATGAAGTTGCTAGCCCGCGAGTGGTGGAGGCCATCTACTCGGAGTGCATCCCGGTTTTGATATCTGATGGGTACTTGCCACCACTCGGTGATGTGCTCAACTGGAGCGAGTTCTCGCTAGTGATAGAGGTGAAGAATATAGCGAATATTAGGAAGATACTGACGAGCATTTCAGAAGAGAAATATCTTAGGATGTATGAGAGGTTAAGGCAAGTGCAGAAGCATTTTGTTATGAATAGACCACCTAAAAGATTTGATCTTTTTCACATGATTGTACACTCTGTTTGGCTTAGGAGGATGAATATCAGAATAACAAACATGTGATTTTAGTGGATATTGGTGGTGTGTTTTTTATAACAAGCTATCCTCTTTTAGTTAATACCGAAGTCAAATTGATACAAGTACAGTTTCTTGCtagaaaatcaaaattattaacTTTACAGACAAGGGCTGAAAACCAAAAACCAAAACCTCATACTAACTCTGCATTAAACTAGCAATACGGCTAAACACTTTAGAAGCTGCCCATGTATATATACAAAACCATCTTCAAGAAGAAATAGAATGATTTTTTGAGCATTTTGGCCTCAGGGTTCCCCTAAAAGCCACTACTTTACACTCAGTTCAGTGTTCGTTGAAAGTCCCAAAAGAAAATTGTTTGGGATTTGATTGTCAATGCACTTCCGGGAGAAACAGTAGTTACTCGGCCGTTAAGTTgtgtgatggagtacgtactaaacaagcccaatagcagtaaagcccaagaaagagtatcagttcggcatgactaaagagtatcagtccggcatgactaaagagttcagttcggcacaaccaaagagttcgaccccagcctacagctcggtaaaagccaaccaatcaaactctgctctcaggtcggcatcaagctctactctcagatcggcaaaagctgctcggcaataattcagcagttcggtctcagtatttgaccgaactaggagatagtggactcatgcaggatttccacctccactacacccacgatctatttagtggtgtcaagcagtcattaactcatgcaggatagtggacccatgcaagatcgccacgatctccacgacatccactacctagtaaatagctgcatgccacgatcttggtcctttgtataaatagaacctagatctgatagatagggttacattctctcgatctctagagataaaatacaaaatagcaagtctgtattgtaagctgtagaaaacagatcaagcaatacaactctgccctcttttcttcccgtggacgtagatttacttcagtaaatcgaaccacgtaaattcactgtgtcgtgatctttattctctaccagcatttacaaacatcagaaattcgcggtctcatcactggcgccgactgtgggaaacagagaaccaaatttgtgataaagcgaatttttgaccctttttccaccccaaaaaaaaaaaaaaatgcataccagatcacgtaacacccataataccgttcgtgataaccgtgaggaagctagtccagctcgcaggtctgaaaaaaggcctcgggagacatctacctccggttctcacgaagaaggaacaagccactccaggagtcatcgcaccgagtcttcccagcagcccgatttaaatgaagctgtcaagctgttcttggccgagaagcaggaggagttcttaaccttcctgcagaagagccaacagccggagaagacaacggcggattctccctcctcatccagacatgaaagtcactaccgcagtagggacgtgtcttccaggagaaagaatcctcaaccccgacatgttcctgttcctcctcggtaccggaaccacaggagaactccatctcctccgtaccgaagagatatcgggttcgccatgtacggagcattaaagactccgttctcggacgatatcacccgaactcctttgccgcggaactaccggacaccgtcaatgacttatgacgggctagtggatcctcatgacttcttgggacgctatcagtataatatggcgaaccagggtctcaatgaggtccatatgtgcaagctgttccccgagctgctcatcgggaacgccagaaggtggttcgacagccttcctcaaggcagcattagatcctaccgagatctaatggatgctttccacaggaggttctttcagaaagcggaagcccggatcacttcggctcagctgctttctatacgtcaaggtcgcgacgaaaagatcagcgacttcatgacgagattccacaaggaatgcctacaagtagatgatctcaacgatctacttgtcatttcggcattccaaaatggaatcctgcccggagctctctacagaaagctcgtggagtgcggtccgcaaacagctcaagagatgtggggcattgcggaccagttctcccgtgccgatgaggcagaccgtcgcaaacggtctttagacagctcatctagaggagacgaaaagaagcccgatcatagcgatcagaggtttcctcgccgaactccttttgaaagaattcaaagggcaccggtacaaggcagattggggccacgtctcaatcctgagaagccgcccgctcagttcgtaccattgaacaagtcaagagcggaaattttcgaactgcattccgatatgttcgaaaagccaaggcgGACGACGAAATCGGCtgcgcgccgacctcaggatcaatattgctccttccatcaagactacggtcacgataccgaggagtgccgacatttggctgcaggtattgatgcccttgtgaaagcagggacgttaaaaaaataccaaagcaagcagccgaaaaagaacaaaaagcagggaggtgcgaactgcgctcctcaggatccgaaaaggcaacaggatcccgaagacgacaacgagccgcaatatgatggagtaatccaaactattgacgctctccctgccgggaagactaaatcgtctctgaagtcatagagcagaaaaaggcttttgacgagctcaaaagttatttagccgagcttccaattctctctgctccaacagatgccgaagtgattttcttatacttagcggcatccgatcaaaccattagcgcggtgcttgtacgagaagaaggcctaaagcagtttcccatctactttacaagccgagcattaagaggtccagaaacaaggtatcaacctctggaaaaaattgctctggcgttagtaaatgcagcaaggagactgcggccatacttttatgctcacaaggtatgcgtcttaaccgatctgcctcttcggcaagttttgaccaagccagaagcatcaggcagaatcgccaaatgggccatagagctgggagaacactcaatcgagtacctacctcggaaagccatcaagggacaagccttggcagattttcttacagaggccaagttcgatcaagcaatccctgtcattgccgaacagaaaaattctgccaatgccgaactagcacagcccttggaatccgaagtagagccgccggactgctggagcggattcgtagatggagcttcaaacaagatgggaagtggagctggtattttactcgtcgctcccgacggacacgaggtaacctactcacttcggttcctattccccactactaataatgaagccgagtacgaagccctccttgccggactccagttagcgcaaagtctgctcgtcaaatctctcaaagtccattgtgattcacaagtcatagtaaatcacatgttgggtacaagtgaagctcgtgacgagagaatgaagaagtatttggacaaagcgctaagcatcagccgaagtttctcctattttcggataatccgcgttcccagagcggaaaatagccgagcagataccttaagtaagttggcctcagatccgagctcaaaggcggaagaattaatgcatcgaagcattgatgaagccgaggtacattcagtatccagctcgccgaactggatgacgccgatcttgcagtatctggatcaaggacaattgcccgaggataagagagaagctcggaagatcacgtgccgagcacttcggtacgaacttcatgaaggagtcctctttagaaagtcttacctccagccgttattgcggtgcgtaggaccagaagagacggactacatcctcagagaagttcatgaaggatcgtgcggtagccacatcggagccagagctttagctaaaaaagttctgagatggggatattattggccaaccttggtacaagaagcagtgcagctcgtcaagacatgcccgaagtgccaaatccatgcaaatatcccaaggatgccgcagaccgatctatccactatgcaaagcccttggcctttcatgcaatggggcatagacatagtgggaccacttcctcaagctcctcggcaaatgaaattcctaatcgttgccgtggactactttacgaagtgggtggaagctgaaccattagctacgataacgagctcgaaggcattggatttcgtctggaagaacatagtgtgccgatttggcataccccacatcctcatctcagataacgggactcagttcaccgacaagacgttcaagaattggtgccaagagctgaatattcaacagcggttcacttcggtctctcatccacaagcaaacggacaaacggaggtaacaaatcgtatcctggtgaaagggttaaaagctcggttagaacaagccaaaggacaatgggtagaaaatctccctcaagtcctatggtcctaccgaactacacccacaacctccaacggtgaaactccgtacagtctggtgtacggcactgaagccgtaattccggtggagatcggcgtgcccagtccccgaactctaaatttctcctcagaaatgaatgacgatggactgagagccgagctagatcttgccgaagaaagaagagaattggcatgcataaaagcagccaagtacaaggagcaagtagcccggtattacaaccaaagggtgaagaagctgcaattccaagtgggagatctcgtcttgagaaacaacgaagtaagccgagcagaaaagctgggcaagctcgaacccacatgggaaggtccgtatcgggtgtcagaagtcctcggcaaaaggtcttacaaattggctcacatgtcaggagaacaggtaccccgaacatggcacatttccaacctcaaaaagttccatttgtaagagacagtccggtcagtcagtcttgagtcctgttcagtcaatgtgctttatttggtttacttggtctttatttgtctctgtgcgttttgtctgtgtgttttgtctgtctctgtgcgtgtcgtctcttacaaatgttactgaggtatcttgttcttcgaaggctgatccccttcttagaacatatacaagccaacgattgtgagtcaaagcttctacagaagatacaagaccacaattcagcttaaacaagcagttcgtctgaaacgagctgcaataagccaacgattgtgaagtccaagcttctaaagaggatacaagaccacaattcagcttaaacaagcagttcgtctgaaacgagctgcaataagccaacgattgtgaagtccaagcttctaaagaggatacaagaccacaattcagcttaagaatcaagcacttcgtctgaaacgaactgcaacaaaagtccggttctcgcgataaaacttgcctgaattaggacaagggaaagtccgatccacgcgataaaactcgccgaattaggacaagggaaagtccgatccccaaattaggacaacggaaagtccgatccgagcgataaaactcgccaaattaggacacaagcttagtccggccaaagatgtttatttcatcagaccaaagacgagtccggtcaaagatgtttatttcatcagaccaaagacgagtccggtcaaagatgtttatttcatcagaccaaagacgagtccggtcaaagaagagttcacttcataagaccgaggacaaacatcaacttaccccgtacctttattcAGAATGCCGAactaattcacttcgctttccggggggggtagtgatggagtacgtactaaacaagcccaatagcagtaaagcccaagaaagagtatcagttcggcatgactaaagagtatcagtccggcatgactaaagagttcagttcggcacaaccaaagagttcgaccccagcctacagctcggtaaaagccaaccaatcaaactctgctctcaggtcggcatcaagctctactctcagatcggcaaaagctgctcggcaataattcagcagttcggtctcagtatttgaccgaactaggagatagtggactcatgcaggatttccacctccactacacccacgatctatttagtggtgtcaagcagtcattaactcatgcaggatagtggacccatgcaagatcgccacgatctccacgacatccactacctagtaaatagctgcatgccacgatcttggtcctttgtataaatagaacctagatctgatagatagggttacattctctcgatctctagagataaaatacaaaatagcaagtctgtattgtaagctgtagaaaacagatcaagcaatacaactctgccctcttttcttcccgtggacgtagatttacttcagtaaatcgaaccacgtaaattcactgtgtcgtgatctttattctctaccagcatttacaaacatcagaaattcgcggtcTCATCATTGTGCATGCTGCTGCGGCAGGGGGTAAACACCAGCTGTTGGTCCCACCATATTGATGGAAATGCTGATGGGTGGAGATTGTTGCAGCGAAAGTGGGTGAACTTTTGCTGCTGTCAGTGCGTGTGCAGGGTGGGAAACACCAGTATAAGTTCTCTGGGCAGGCTGTGTTGGGGTGAAAGCCAGTTGGCCCTGGCATACACTTGAACCTTCGGTCTGAAATGAAGCAATGGACAACAATAACACATTTTCTATGTTTTAAGATAGAGCAGAACCATAGCATCAATAAAAACCTATCGTTCAACAGAAGACAGCTGAATCCATACACAAAGAAAAGgtaatcacacacacacacacacacacacaatgaATTTATATATCCCTCTGACACCAGCCATTACCTTGACCATGTTAAACAGACAACAAGAAGAAAAATTACCTGCTGTTCACTGAAAAACATGTTATTTTCCTTTACTTCCTAATTCGATTTAAATATCACAGCTCCAGTTTCTGAACTAGAAGTGTGGCCAGTCAGGGGAACACTGTATGGCCACATAATTGAAAGGGACTCCAACATGATTTGAATATGATGTATTCGATTCTTGTTCTTTCTGAGGAATCAAATATTTGGCAATTGTCCCATGTTGGTTTGGATATACATTGGCACCATGACGTGGCTGGGGAAATGCACTGGTGTTGAAAAATTGAGGGATAGCATGTGGTGTGACATAAAttggggagaaataaggagcataagagcatccgcaacggtggcgctgctcgccaccgccgtccgcgccgctggtacggacgccacccgccgccgctgcgctcgctggcaccgtgccagcgagcagctgacgtggcgcgccctcattcgtcaacggcatagccgttggggttaaataattttttttttaaaaattggtttttaattaaaaaaaccgataaaaaataaaaaaaaatttcacttcccaaaaaaattatatccgtttataaccgtttttcccactttttatttttttttaattttttttacccaaaaatacacactttcatctataaatacatccaatttcactcccaaaaattcacatcaaactacacaattctcatcatcattctctcatctccattctcatcttcaatctctcatatccattttcatcttcattctctcataccctacaacatcactatgtccggccaaggcgataaccctacgggctcccacggttggaaccccgaatggttcggttcacaaccatttcctagtccggaaacggaatattcggcccctcctcaaacccaagattcggccgttccgggtggctaccgtccatacccaatcgacgaccaaggtgcctccgaaggacgatacgggtggacaccagAGCCTAGGCCTaccgccccctcccaacctCCGCAAGCTCCTACTCGCGGCAGCGGTGTCCGCACATCGTACacgccggcggagatggataaattgttcaaggcgtacttcgaaatctccgaagatgcggcggttggcacgaaccaatcgggcgatcacttttggtggcgcgtatctcgccggtacaatgcacatcggccgccgggaacgatcgagcgcaacgagagtatggtgcgcaactgcatcggccgagccaacgacgaaattggcaagttcaatggctatttcctccaggagtcgcggaatgccgggagcggccggagcgaggtcgacatcatcactgcggcgctgagcacataccaatccatgaacggtaagtcgttcaagtacctcaacgtttggcaggaaacgcggttccacccgaggtatctgggaggcgtaacatcctcctctagcggctcctccaaacggtcaaggtcggtatccatATCCGACTCCgtctccgaagaagtggctagccaactcgccggagctaacttgggtagccccgacgccggaccaagcggttcccaacgccgaccgcaaggaaggaagaaggcggcggccgagcgccggcgctccgcgactccatcggcccccgcccccgaacccgcaccctatgttctacctccacccccgaacaactcgttgtgggcccttttggcctaactcaatatggccgataggtcaactatgacccccacgcaacttcaaacgcacgagggcaTGAtagtgggtctccaaaaacaattggggttgctGCCGCTGGAtcagtagtcttcctcgggtaatattagccaataattatgtaatttttaatttttagtattttaattatgtaatttttaatttttaggattttaattatgtcttttttattttatttgtattttgtaatatttattgtgatttttttaatgaattttagtattatggaaatgtttatgtttaattgaatattaaattaattgtgctcgtcctcgcggaagagcacagttgtgggtgttgtgcttttgccagagagcaggcatgaatagtaccgcccgggcccacaaccgtgccgctggcaagagcacggttgtggatgctctaagaaaagAATGGAGGATGATGGGATAGATGGATTCCAGCAGGCTGACAGAAAACAGGAAGATGTTGCTGGTTTGCAGAAATCGCATTCGGCAAACGTGGGTGACAAGAGGTACTGGAGAAGCTGTGGAcataaggtcatccacaacactgtctctataccgtctcttaaaccgtctcttaactactatttgagcactatttgagggccccactgtccttttttcctccatctcttaactaagagacggaacctgcaacgctccgtctcttaaccgtctctataccgtctcttaattactattcattcaatttaatttataattttttttaaaacccaattcaatttaaacaaacacactttattaaaattaaaacaacattacaacttaacattacaACCCaattcggtaaagaggtcggactgttggagcacgtttacgtcgttgttcgagccagggacctcgaagtacgcgtgccagatccaaagtcggtagtcggcaacggcctcgagtacaacggttgggtgggtgcctttgtggccgctcgtgtaggaacccctccaagccaccgggcaattcttccattgccagtgcatgcaatcgacactgccaagcatcccggggaatccgtgcacttgttcgtgcaggttgaggaggaactgacaatcctccgtggttggcctccggagaaattcgtcactgaaggctgcccggacgcctctgcagaagttgagcaagcacaagcgcccagtgctgtctccgatgtgcaggtattcgtcgaatatgtcggccgtttgtccagtcgcaagctgccggatggctgcagtacatttctgcagcg
This sequence is a window from Salvia splendens isolate huo1 chromosome 5, SspV2, whole genome shotgun sequence. Protein-coding genes within it:
- the LOC121802368 gene encoding probable glycosyltransferase At5g03795, which encodes MERVFKIYVYEEGEMPIFRAGRACIFHNGPCKSIYSTEGNFMYEIERSVVYRTRDPRRADVFFLPLSVAVMVQHLYEPGSKDREALVKIVSDYVQMVSVRHPFWNSSLGADHFMLSCHDWGPFSTRHVPNLFHNSIRVLCNANTSEGFNPLKDVSLPEINLKTGQESDWLLGGTLPLHRQFLAFFAGSLHGRIRHLLLGHWKGRDPQIKVYDELPTDVSYESMLRSSRFCLCPSGYEVASPRVVEAIYSECIPVLISDGYLPPLGDVLNWSEFSLVIEVKNIANIRKILTSISEEKYLRMYERLRQVQKHFVMNRPPKRFDLFHMIVHSVWLRRMNIRITNM